Proteins encoded in a region of the Oncorhynchus clarkii lewisi isolate Uvic-CL-2024 chromosome 18, UVic_Ocla_1.0, whole genome shotgun sequence genome:
- the LOC139372613 gene encoding galactose-specific lectin nattectin-like, which yields MLVFLCVVSLLRLALGATVPDQEEELFQNSCLMGWYDFNGRCYKYVASPVVWANAESYCVSEGANLASVHSESEQMFISTLIKSFDPAERPTWIGLSDVHMEGRWMWSDGSKVDFTKWYETQPNGGVTENCVTTHFSGPKWFDRDCNSNLYSFVCAKRLCK from the coding sequence ATGTTAGTGTTCCTCTGTGTCGTCTCTCTCCTCAGACTTGCTTTGGGTGCTACTGTACCAGACCAGGAGGAAGAGCTATTCCAAAATTCCTGCCTCATGGGCTGGTATGACTTCAATGGACGTTGCTATAAGTATGTTGCTTCACCAGTGGTCTGGGCTAACGCTGAGTCCTACTGTGTGTCTGAGGGAGCAAACCTGGCCTCTGTGCACAGTGAGTCAGAACAAATGTTCATCTCAACCCTGATCAAGAGTTTCGACCCTGCGGAGAGACCAACCTGGATCGGGCTGTCTGACGTCCACATGGAGGGGAGATGGATGTGGTCTGATGGGTCAAAGGTAGACTTTACCAAATGGTATGAAACACAGCCTAATGGTGGAGTGACTGAAAACTGCGTAACAACTCACTTTTCAGGCCCAAAGTGGTTCGACAGAGACTGCAACAGCAATTTGTACTCCTTTGTCTGTGCCAAACGTCTCTGCAAATGA
- the LOC139373433 gene encoding glyceraldehyde-3-phosphate dehydrogenase-like, with the protein MVKIGINGFGRIGRLVTRAAAKGGKVEVVAINDPFIDLDYMVYMFKYDSTHGVWKDSEVKQEGGKLIIGNLHITVFHERDPTAIKWGEAGADYVVESTGVFTTIEKASAHLQGGAKRVIISAPSADAPMFVMGVNHEKYDNSLKVVSNASCTTNCLAPIAKVINDNFGIVEGLMSTVHAVTATQKTVDGPSGKLWRDGRGASQNIIPASTGAAKAVSKVIPELNGKLTGMAFRVPTPNVSVVDLTVRLEKAAPYDEIKKVIKAAAEGPMKGILGYTEDQVVSTDFNGDCRSSIFDAGAGIALNDHFVKLVSWYDNEFGYSNRVVDLCLHMASKE; encoded by the exons ATGGTGAAGATTGGGATCAATGG ATTTGGGCGTATTGGGCGTCTGGTGACCCGTGCCGCTGCCAAGGGCGGCAAGGTTGAGGTCGTCGCCATCAATGACCCCTTCATTGACCTGGACTACATG GTCTACATGTTCAAGTATGACTCCACCCACGGTGTTTGGAAGGACAGCGAAGTGAAGCAGGAAGGTGGAAAGTTGATCATTGGCAATCTGCACATCACAGTTTTCCATGA GAGGGACCCCACCGCCATCAAGTGGGGCGAGGCTGGCGCGGACTACGTCGTCGAGTCGACTGGTGTGTTCACCACCATCGAGAAGGCCTCT GCTCATCTGCAGGGAGGTGCCAAGAGGGTCATCATCTCCGCCCCCAGCGCCGACGCCCCCATGTTCGTGATGGGCGTCAACCACGAGAAGTACGACAACTCCCTGAAGGTTGTCAG CAACGCCTCCTGCACAACTAACTGCCTGGCTCCCATCGCCAAGGTTATCAACGACAACTTTGGCATCGTTGAGGGTCTCATG agcACAGTTCACGCCGTCACAGCCACACAGAAGACCGTTGACGGGCCCTCCGGTAAGCTGTGGAGAGATGGACGTGGTGCCAGCCAGAACATTATCCCCGCCTCCACCGGCGCCGCCAAGGCCGTGAGCAAGGTTATCCCCGAGCTGAATGG CAAGCTAACCGGCATGGCCTTCCGTGTCCCCACTCCCAATGTGTCCGTGGTTGACCTGACTGTCCGTCTTGAGAAGGCT GCGCCTTATGACGAGATCAAGAAGGTCATCAAGGCTGCTGCTGAAGGACCCATGAAGGGAATTCTGGGATACACAGAAGACCAG GTGGTGTCCACAGACTTCAACGGCGACTGCCGCTCCTCAATCTTTGACGCCGGCGCAGGCATTGCCCTCAACGACCACTTTGTCAAGCTGGTCTCATG GTACGACAATGAGTTTGGCTACAGCAACCGTGTTGTTGACCTGTGTCTGCACATGGCCTCCAAGGAGTAA